Within the Eucalyptus grandis isolate ANBG69807.140 chromosome 1, ASM1654582v1, whole genome shotgun sequence genome, the region TTAACTCTACTTTTTGAATGGTTTGCTTAGAGTCCTCTGTGGACTTGATGTTCGATTCAGCTCTCTGGACTTCATTCTAGCTGACAAATATCATCTTCAGACTGAACCAATTGGAatctaattaaaaatctaattctGTAATTTCCACAAACTTTTTAGCTTCATTCTCTTCCTGTAGTCTCTCATCACATGATTCTCACCAGACAAACTTCTCTGACCAGATCACAAGGTCATAACGTTTAAGTATATATAGAGGGAGAAACTCTCATAAATTGAATTAACATTTCATCTCATTCAACTAAAGTGAGAGAACACACCCCAGAAAACTTCTCATGGCAGCTTGAGGGGACAAAGGCCACGGCATGGTGGTCTctgattttattctttcaatGCTGAAACCTTTTGTATATAGAGCCTTTTACCTGCTTTTTGACCATAGATAGGCGTGAGATTTGAAATTGATGTTATAGTGCATTTACATCTAGGGCACCTCTTTGGAGGAATCACAGCGATACCAAGTACCTGACTTGGCAATCCTCAACTAATTTAAACGTTCACTTACattaaaaatgaggaaaatttggCATATATATACTTTGCTTTTCAGTTTCAGGCTCGGGAATACTGTGAGTAGCTTGCAGAGTTGCAGAGTCTTCTGTTATAGATGAAGTCTGTATTTGTGATCCTTCCTATCCTCTCACTTCACATTCTAGGGAAGTCTAAGCAATAGGAAGATTTTGAAGGAGGGAGCTGATCAAAACTTTGAACttgtgaaaattttcattgatgTTTGTGGCATCTTACTTAGCATACCTTAAGCAGACTGATAAAAAGAATGTAGAGCATGAGTTTTATGTAAACATCTTACGTGCTACTTATCTCTTGTTCTGTTTGTTTGCAGTGTATAGAAAAGCTGAAGACATGAATTACCACTCAGTTTGCCTGCACGTTCTTGCAGATTCCATTCGCAGGTAGAAAACCACTCTTGCGTCCTCTTTGGCCTTCTGTGCGTTTGTAATTTAGAAATCCATCTTGAGCTTGCACATTTTTGTTTCTCAGTGCAGGTTTGATACTTGCATCCTGGCTATTGTCCATTGGGTAAGTACTAATTCCGTTCTTGATTTATTTTGGTGAGGAAGATTACCTGCTAGTTtgcttgcttttttctttctcaagttTGCATGAGATGACTTTAAACCTTTTACTCTGCAGGGTTCAGAATGCAGAGGTTTTGTGTTTGGGACTAGTTTCAGTGGCAGTCTTTATGCTTGTTATGCCACTCTTTAAAGCAAGTGGGGGTATATTGCTCCAAATGGCTCCACCTAGTATGCCAACTACAGCATTGAGCAAATGCTGCAGACAGGTGATTACGTATATCTTTATATTTTCTCACGtaaattggtcaatttattTAACGGTTACTGAAGGTTCAAAGATGCGTGCAGATTACAGCTCGAGAAGATGTAAAAGAGATATCTCAGGCTCGGTTGTGGGAATTAGTTCCTGGCCATGTGATTGGCTCACTTTCGGTACAGGTAACTTTATTATTGTGGCATGTAATAGGCATTGCCCTCCCTTCCTCTTCACCTGATTGTTGTTCTCTTCTGACTTGATTTCTGGTAGCTTACTTCAGtatggtttaataatgattAAGAAGCTTCGGGTTTGTCTCATGCTAACAGGTGAAGGATGGCATGAGTGACCAATCATTAATCCAGTTTGTCCATGGTTTATATCATGATTTGGGTATCCAAGACTTGACAGTGCAAGTTGATGATGTCTGAGCTGATCTTTTTGTTGCTTTATTCAACAGTTAGTATTTGAGACTGCATTACATAGATCTGCTTTACATGGATCTGCATTACATGATCTGCTTTTGAGCTTGTCATCAATGACGGCTGGATAGTTGTACTGTTACAGTGGTATCTAATTCTTTACCGTTAAGAGTGGCCCTTCCAGTCATCCGAGTCAAGTCTTTAATGCCTGATCCTTTTGTAATGAAGTTACTGGAGGGAGAATTACGAGAAACTTGATCTACTTGTGTTCTCTTGATGCAACCGATCATTTGCGTAAGATGCAAATGTTTTCCTTGATGAGGTTGTGAATCCCTGGTCTGATGTTTTTGACACGGGCTGCAATAAATTGATATACTTTGAGAACAGTGTTAACCATATTTAGACAAAGTCCAgtaaatttgtttaataagCAATGATGTGTGGGCTGTCTAAATGAGCCTAGTAACATAAATAACAACACGCagaattcgacatcactttataaaactattttagtagACAGTCTTATTATCTCTACATTGTTCTATTGGTGAGTCCTATTTAAAGCTTGGGCTAAGAGTTATTAGTGTGTTCGGCCGATGGTAATGCTGCTGCCAGGATTTAAGCCTTCTAGGTTTTGAGCATGAAACCTGACTATTTGAATCCAGTTTGGTTGTTCCGAGAAGATACGGAATGCTTGCTACCCTTGCTTGAGGAAAGCTTGGTTCAAGTGTCATACGACCAATCGTTATATGTGTATGAACTGCACAGACACGAGTCATTCAAGCAGTTTTCCAGACTTGAGTGAAGAAAAATTTCAGGTTGTCTGATTTAACCCCAATTTTAGGAGGCCAACCTTCGGCTTACAAATTTCATTCGCATTTTCACGGCAGAAGCGTACGCATTTTCGTTGAAGAAATAGCGAACATCCTTTCGTCCCTTTAAATTTCTGATAAggaaggcagagagagaggtcgGACATTCTCCTTTTGACTTGGCGAATTTTATGGCAGATTAGTAGCTCGTGTGATGCACAGAACCGAGGGGATTTGTCATGAAGCGATGAGCTTGTTGACACCAAGCATACCGCCTGATAATAATCCGACATGCAAGAGCTTGACTTGGGGAACACGGTACCGATTCCAGAACTCAGCTCATCCTGATAGGAGGATTAGCCGACTGAACAATTCCATCTATGATTTACTTCGTTTCTGGAGGTCTAAAATATACAAATGTTGCGTTAGTGTAACGAACGGAATGGAAGATGGAAAGGAAAGCTGAGATGAGATTTTGACACCATTGAAAGAAGCTATATTGTCATTGGTGTTGGTAAATCAGTAGGAAGATGCACAGATACAAACGATAAGATAAAAACATGCATATGATAATGATCTGAACACAAACAATGGATTCACACATAACTCACCTTGCAGGACAATTGACTGCGTGTGAACTCGAGCACCAAGTAGGAAGACATTTTCCAGGAAACGTCTTGTTGTTTTTGCCCGTCACACATCGACTTTGTGCTGACATCCTAAAGTAGCCAACGCTACAAATTGATAACAGATTCTAGTAACATTCACTGCATCAAacagacacacacacacccTAAAGACACATGAACTCTCTCGACAATGAGGCAAGGCCGGTTTTCAGGCGCTTTAGTCACAAACACCCGTTGGAACTTACCAACTTCAGTGGAGCTGGCACTGCAGTATGCTCGGCCTGCAGCATTCAGCTAATAGCTGGCAAGGATTACTACACTTGCGGAGCCTGTCCCTTCTCTCTTCACCGTCCTCGCTACAACATGCCTGAGCTGGTCCAGCACCCAGCAGATACCGGCCATGACTTGAAGCTCCTACTCACGCCGTGCTTTCACTGCAGAGCTTGTGGACACCAACGGGCCGGTTCCTCTTATCACTGCCACTTGTGCCAAGTCCAGTACCACTCCTTGTGCTTGCTCATGCCGCTTGCAAAGCGGAGTCATTGCCATCCCCATGAGTTGCATCTGAAGTTCTCTCCTCCTTATGGCGATTCTCAGGGCTTCTGCTGTGACCTCTGTGGCAATCCCGGTTCTGACCGCTGGCTTTACCGATGTGATGCCTGTGAGTTTGACATACACCTCAGTTGCTCCTCTGCTGCTTCAGCACCAAATGTCCCCTTCCCCCCTTCTCCAACACGCCCCCCCAACCTCCTGCAGTCCCTGCAAACAATGGGGATCCACATGTTGTCGATCACGGGCACTCAGTTTAAATGATCATCGAATGAGTTATTGGAATGTAATTGTGGTGCCTTATCAGATTGTCTTTTATCTGACTATCTGGTTTCACTACTGGGCAAAGTGTACTCAATAAGCGGAAGCAATGCAAGTCATCCAAGGCAGAACATACTGCTTCATCAGGCTCCTTTTCCATCAGCGAGGCATGATATCCAGTGATCTGATCTCTTCCATTCGTGCCTTTGGACTCTGAATCTTCACATCTAGTATTTGatatcatcattaaaaagaaatgtgATTTCTCCTCATCAAATCAGAACAACCTTGGCGGCACTGGAATGGGTGGTTTAGTAGTACCTGGGGCTCTGAGCGGCATCAGAGGGAATAGGAGAAGTCACCTGGTGTGTCATCCATGGACTGGGTACATGTCATACACATTAGTCACGGTTTGTAATACTTAAATAAGATGAAAGTTACTCTTCGACAATAGATCAGCATTTGTGTGAACAAATGGGCCACGGGCTCTCCATCTTCTAGTCTCTCTCTAAATTTCTCGTACACTTTGTGCTTGTGTTGTTTGCCTTTTTATAGGCAAATGTTCATCGACAACGATGAACCACTCTCCATCACCCAAATGGAAGAAAACTGGCTTTAGAAAGTTCACAAACTGCTCAGGATTTAGCAGGGTTATGTTATTCTCGATAGTGAAGGTAAGAGCCTCTTACTAAGAGAATCAAGCCCTCGGACATTGGTTCCAATTTTCCCTAATGCTGACCCCATTAGATGCCGTAGACGTAGGAACCGTGAGAACCTCAAAGTGTGGCCTGCCAATGTCCAAATGCACCAAAAGGAAAGTTTTCAAGATTGTCGCATGTCGTTTGTCTTCTGGTAAAGGCTTCCCTGCACTTCTCTTGTTTTGTCTGGCTTCTAGGATGAAGCTCCACGTCGTGAGATGAGCAGAGAACGAAAAGATATCCCAATCTTTATGCGAGACTTTGGCCATTACAATGTTGTCAACTTCGTTATCTTCAAGTTGGGATTCCGGGAGATGACAAAAGTGCAACTTTGTAATCAAGAGGCACCGAGGCCGGCACAATTCTCCCACTATTCTATATACCACATGGACTCAAGTCCACAAATTAGTTAAAAATGGTATGGGCGCCATTTGCACAGCTCAAAGCATTGCATGttgttatctttctttttcggtccgtcttttcttttgtacttACTTAGAAACTGAATAGCCAGGACTCGTGGAACAGCTGCTAAAATAGGTTTTCTGTGACAAATGATGGACTCCAAGAGGAGCAAGTAGCGATGGAAGTAATGAGAAAAGAAGCTGTTCTTCATCACTTTAGCCATGACCATCCACTGGGACTCACAAACTCGGCCCCTGCGCAAAATGCTCGGTGTTTCGGATGCAAACTATGTCTCCTCCCAGGAACAGACTACTACCACTGCAAGAGCTGCCCTTTTCTCCTGCACCGGCTCTGCTTCAACATGCCGAGGAAGCTGCAACTTCCCGCCCATCCAGATCACTGCTTGACCCTGCTCGCACCGTCCTCATCCTTCCGAGGCAACTCAACTTGCAAGGCCTGCGAACAGCAGGTCAATGGTTCTTTTCACTACAGCTGTGCCGTGTGTAGTGTTTCTTATCACGCATTATGTGCGGCCCTACCTCCTTCAATTGCAATCGCTACTCACCCTCACGTGCTTAAGTTGGTATTCTCACTCCCACATGAATTCAGGTGTGATCTGTGCAATAAACCAAGCTACAGAGGGTGGGTATACAGATGCAACCGCTGTCGGTTCAATAACCACCTCACCTGTGCTATTTCTTGCTATCGAGCGGACCTAACTAGGGAAGAAGATGCGAACAAAGAAATAATGCAACTACTAGCGCAGAAATTTACCAGGAGTGAAGTGGCCAAACCGGTCGAGATGCCTAGCCCTTTAAGAGAGAACGTCAACATCAGGAGTGCCTGGACGAAAAGTCCTGATTTGAGTAGAGGAAAACTCGACACGGTTTCAACTTTGGCGACTGCAGAACAGACAAGTCCAAAGGATAAATCGCCTCTGCTTTCTGAAGGCCACGCGACTCCAAGTCATCAGTTCAGCGACGCGTACTTCTCGATCGATTTGGCGAAGTCTTACTCAAGCTATCTAGAGAAAAATCAGCCAGGAAAGGGAGCTGCTGATCAAGATGCTACATATGTTTCTGGAGCAAAAGAGAAGATGAATTCCAGTGGCAACGTGATGCCGGACAAGAATGTGGGAGTGtccaatcaagaaaagcagcaAATGAATCAACGGAACACAGTTGGACATGGCTTAGCGTCACATTATAAGGTGCCAGATGCTAGGACGAACCAAGCATTTGTAACATCGGCTGGGGCTCATCCCGTGCAGCAGTTCACACTTCAAATGGACCAATACAGATACGCCGATGGATCCATCATCAAGTCACTGAATCAAGATCAGTGCGCCGGATCAGCTGCAGTGAGTACCCCACTATTACTGATAAGAGCTCCAATTTCCCTTGCTTGCAGTGAACAGTGGACAGAAACGCTATAATATTTGCCAGAAATGCTTCCTAAAACTTTCGGTATCGAATGTTGATATTCTCTACTATGTCTATGCTTGCAGGGAAGGTGTCGGAACTGGAggaaactatttttttggtgctgtaatacctaataaaaaaaaaaaaaaagttggacaAGGTGCCTCGGGAAGTCCTATAAAGGATTTTTATGATGTATTTAACGAAAGTTTTGCGAATTCGGGATTTTAACTTGCTTTCTAAGCTGTATAACTGTCAAGAAAGAGTGAGGCTGGCCAACTCAAGCATGATATGGCCGGAGGCATGTACCCTATACGTATAGAGCAGCTGGTATATGCTCAGTAACAGCTGAATTTTAGGTTTGCAAGTTCATGAATTCTCTGATATATCCATTATTCCCTAGATGCATTCTGATATGTTGACCAAGATCCTAACTTCCTTCTGCACATTATTGGGATTTTGAGACATTAACAGGCTGTGAAGTTGGAAGAGGAATGCGCAGTCTCGGCATGGATCTTGTCATGCTCCACGTACATGATTCAATTGTCCCTAATATCCAACATCAGGTGCGCCCATGGGGAAAGGAATGTTATGATTGAAAATCGCGAAAAATGCATGGTTAAGAAGGATATAGCATGGTGCTCGTGACTTAGGAAACTCGATTCTGGAATCGGTAATGCGATGAGTATTTAACACATAAACTAGTTACACTACAACAAATTACTCACATTTTAAGAAATAGAGACGACTACACAAGACCCAACAATAAAGTTATAATTTATAATACATTTTTTATGTAGTAATtgattctattcatcaaatcatcCGTAAAATAAACTATTCATATTTTAAGAAAGAGAACGACCACATAAGACTCGATAAGAAAATTATAACTTTTGTTACATTTTTCATATTGTGATTGATTTGTCCATTACATCATTCATAAAATGAATTAACATAGTCACTTTCATATCACCAACCGATGCATGCAGTATCTTGAGATCATTTCCGAAGGCTACAATAGACGGACATAGAATCACCCCATAATACCTAGTTACTCTCTCCACAAAGCAAACAAGACCAAAAACCCTAATGCGTCTTCGAAGGAATATTAATAGAAATGTCCTTCAAAAGTGGCATTTCATCTGTCTTGATCAGTCTCAACCCAGTGACCACCGTTTAATAAGAAAGACCACCGttaatacatacatatatatggaTCATGACATGCGAACTATTCAATACGTGTACAAATGGTTCCATTCCAAGAATTGCCGGCTTCccaaaagaacttttttttatgagtaggctaagttaatatataatatacagCAATTAAATTACTTGTGTTGTGTACCAATAATCTAAGTGAATACCGGCTTAACTTTATGGTGAGGTCGATGATTATTAAAAGCCCCTCCCGGGAGCCGAAGCACAGATGGGGCGCCAGATTGGTGACAAGGGAAAATGGGAGGGTGGTGTCCATCAACATCACCATACTAAATTCTAATAATGCTCCTGCTGTCCAACCAGCCTGGCTTGTCGTCACCTTTTTCACctcctcctttcctttccttctcaattttcttttattttttttccaattctctTCCAATCAATCCCACACAGCACACACAACACACATCCTTGTACACGTCATCCTtaatgaaaaaggaagagagagagagagagagagaaaataatttgtCTTTGCCATGGTGGGGTATGGTAGGAGATGAAATATATACATAAGACGTCCATTTTCAACTTTGCAACCCAGGCAGTTCATCTTTTGCGAAGAAAGAATTGCACAGAACAAGCAGGAAGCCGTCGGGAAGAAGTTAAAGCATAAATTTAGTTTAGTAAACTATGTCCATCGGTCGCACGTAAGAAATAGCGAAGAcccatattttaattttcatattattttctgATTTAGTCCGTCCCACGTCATTCACAAATGATAATATTCATTATTGGTTTAGAGGGCATCGATTTATAGTACTTTAGAtgttaaacaagaaaaaacaatgTGAACTCCCTTGATATTCTTAGGAGATAAAATCTGAAAACGAAATGCTTTaaatagtaaagaaaaaaaccctAATAAGAATAAGAAAGCTAAGAAAAAGGATTTGGATGAGCTATGCTGAAATTTCGGCATATGAATAGTGTTCATCGTTCGATAAAAACTGTGCCAGAGGTATAATTGGTCTCAAAGATTTGACATATTCAAGAGATTGAACTGGAAAAACGAAGTTAAACAAGTTTGACATTGCCTTACTCACGATTAACTTCTATCCAATGATGTTTATAGAGTATTGCTCATTTCGGGACACTAGGAACAAAATAGGGTTTTTCCTACGGCTGGGCTACTGCGGTTTTCTAATTGTGCAGCTATACAATACATAAATTTACCGTTCCAAGCGCAGTAATTTCTCGGTTTTAAAAACGGAAGTTAAGAGCCGCAAGGTAACATGTACAAGTTGGTATGGCTTTCCTCATATATACGTAGGGAAGTGTTCAGAAAAGTTAGTTTAACCGTACagaactcattttcctaaacaaaAGCGGGAAATATATCTCCATGAAAAATCTTCAGTTCGTTCTCTCCGTATCAACTTCATTTCTTCAAAGTTAGCGAGATCGtgccctaatctctctctctctctctctctttcccactGGCTTCTATATCTCTTTTCTCAAGCATTCTTCCCTCGTTGTAGTAACAGCACAACAGGTCTGCCAATCTCTCCTTTGCCAGCGTCTTCAAGCACTCTCATCGAAGTCATCGATGTATATTGATTCAGCTCTTTAGTTTCTGATTGTTGGAATGATTTGCCAAGACTGTGCTTTATTCCTTTGGTTCTGTTCGATTTTGCCTTTAATTTTCTGTGTTTCTGGAGATCGAAGGCCTTTTGATGAAATCCAATCAAAGAGCATCGAATTCGGTGGCAAAATTGTGACCCcactggccaaaaaaaaaaaaaaaactatgtcaATCGCATGTAAGATATAGCGAGACTTATATTTCGAGGATATTGATCCACAGTCTCAGCAtatgaacaaaacaaagaatATGAACTCTCTTGATAATCTTGTAAGATatataaaatcttaaaaaagaaatgctcaAGTAGTTCTTATCtttgggagaaaaaaaaaacctaatgaACAATTATCACCGGTAAAAACCATGCCAAAAGTACAATCGGTCTCAAAGGCATTTATATATACGAAATATTGAATTAGAAAATGAAGTTAAAGAAGTTTGTTTTTGCCGGActcatattgaattttcatatagcGATGTCTGTAAAGTTTCGTATTGCTTCAAAATGACGTTGATATGACATGGTAAGCA harbors:
- the LOC104414751 gene encoding uncharacterized protein LOC104414751, coding for MEVMRKEAVLHHFSHDHPLGLTNSAPAQNARCFGCKLCLLPGTDYYHCKSCPFLLHRLCFNMPRKLQLPAHPDHCLTLLAPSSSFRGNSTCKACEQQVNGSFHYSCAVCSVSYHALCAALPPSIAIATHPHVLKLVFSLPHEFRCDLCNKPSYRGWVYRCNRCRFNNHLTCAISCYRADLTREEDANKEIMQLLAQKFTRSEVAKPVEMPSPLRENVNIRSAWTKSPDLSRGKLDTVSTLATAEQTSPKDKSPLLSEGHATPSHQFSDAYFSIDLAKSYSSYLEKNQPGKGAADQDATYVSGAKEKMNSSGNVMPDKNVGVSNQEKQQMNQRNTVGHGLASHYKVPDARTNQAFVTSAGAHPVQQFTLQMDQYRYADGSIIKSLNQDQCAGSAAVSTPLLLIRAPISLACSEQWTETL
- the LOC120287106 gene encoding uncharacterized protein LOC120287106 — protein: MNSLDNEARPVFRRFSHKHPLELTNFSGAGTAVCSACSIQLIAGKDYYTCGACPFSLHRPRYNMPELVQHPADTGHDLKLLLTPCFHCRACGHQRAGSSYHCHLCQVQYHSLCLLMPLAKRSHCHPHELHLKFSPPYGDSQGFCCDLCGNPGSDRWLYRCDACEFDIHLSCSSAASAPNVPFPPSPTRPPNLLQSLQTMGIHMLSITGTQFK